AGCAAGTAGGATAGTGGTACTCATAGGTGTTCGTGTTACACAGGAATTTATTGCAGCCATACAACTAACTATTGCTAAGGATAGGTTTATTGTTGGGAATATTTTATGAATGATAAGTCCTAATGTTGCTCCTACAAAAAAAAGAGGAATAATAAATCCGCCTCGCCAACCTGACGTTACAGTTATTGAAATTGCAATGATTTTTAAAATTAAAATAGCGAGTAGTAACTTCAATGAAAAATCACCCAATAGTAATTCATTAATTTCATGATGTCCAAAGTATCTGGTTACTGGAAAATAATAAGCTATACTACCTAGTAAAATACCACCAATAAAAGTTTTGATATAAATCGGTATTTGTAATTTTTCAAAAACGAATTTAAAAAATTTGATGCAAAAAATAAAGCCCCAACCCAAAGCGGCTCCTATAATTGCAAATACAACTGCATACCCAAAATCAAAAATTCCTGAATATTTATATGCAGATAAATCCCATGTTGGGCCAAGACCTAAGTGAATTATGAGAGCAAAAACCAAATAACTAAAGCAACTAGCGACAAATGCAGGAATAATTGCCCTGTAATATTCAACCGCATGTTTATGATGGAGTATTTCCAGCGAAAATAAACTTCCACCTAAAGGAGCTCCAAATAAAGCCGTAAAACCAGAAGCCATTCCCGCAATACTTAATGATCTTAATTCTTCCCCTTTAAGTCTAAAAATTTTACCAATCCATGTACCCGTTGAGCCCGTTATTTGTACTAATGGAGCTTCTGGTCCAAGACTACCTCCTGAAGCTACACACAACAATGAAGATAGTATCATTGATAGGTTGTTTTTTGGGTCAAGCTTTCCTTTATTAAATCTTATGTTGTTAACAATTAAATTTATTTCTCCAGGGTCTCCAATGAAGTAAATTATCAAACCTGCAAATAGTCCGCAAGTTGCCATTAAGGGGATGACGAGCCAACCATCAAAAAAGGCTAGTTGATGTGTTAAAAATTCAAGTACAATCCAATAAATACCAGCGATTATACCACCTATCAAACCGAGAAATGCCCATAACAAAAAAGACCTGCTAAAAACGAAAGGGTTAAATTTTACGGGTTGATCTAAAATGTTTAAGTAATTTACTAATTTTTTTCTACGCTTTAATTTCACGTTTTCTAATCAATTTTATTGTTCGTAGGTAATCGCTGTCTTAAACCGTAAAAATACTAAATAAAAGAGTGAAGATTATTGCATTAAATAAGAAGTTTTCGCGCTAAATAAAGTTGTAGATAAGTAATTTATTCTTTTTTAATTGTTGTTTATGTATCTCCTCATAAAGGTTCAAAATTAACGTTCCAATAACTTTTAAATAGTTACAAAAGAAAATAGAAAATTCACGATAAGTAGAAGGAAAAACAAAAACCTCATTGAGTTTTATAAGGATTTTTTGTTAATATATCTTTTGTCTATTTTTTAGAGTATAGCTACAAACTACCTAGTAAGAACCTTAAAAAAATATTACTTTCTGATAGTAATTTATTGTGATAAATGAGCAATTAGACTTTATTGATTGGCAATGCGTAGGCTTTGTTTTTTAACAGCATCCATTACTGCTGTGTGGACTCGGAACGTATTTTTGAAATTACCTAAATCTCTCGCATTATTTTCTAAGACAATAACCTGTGTTTTATCCTGTGGGTAATAATAACAGGCCGATACAAAACCAGGTGAATAACCTAATGCTCCAATTTGAATATTCTCTTCTCCTTCTTTGAAAAGTAAACCATAACCATATTCCCCAGTGTCAAAAATAGGATGGATTCTTGTGGCATATTTAGTGGTCATTAGTTTTAAGGATTCTTTGGTAACTAATTGACCTGAATACAGTTTTTGACTCCATTTTTTTAAGTCCGTTGCATTAGAAATAAATCCTCCTGCAGGAACATAATTTTCTAAACTATTAGGAGCAAAAATTAAAATCCCTTGTTCATTTTCAACATATCCTTTAACAAGATTATGGTATTTTTTATGCTGTGGGTGAAATGTATTTTTGAGCTTATGTTCTTCAAAGAGTTCAGTAGCACTTATTTCGAAGCTTTTACCTGTAATTTTTTCAAGAATTTGAGCAAGTAATTCATACCCTAATTGCGAGTATTTAAATTGCGTTCCCTCAGTAAATTCAAGGGGTTTTTCTATATCTGAAATCCCGTGTGTATGCGTAAGTAAATGGTGGATAGTTATTTTTTTGGACCAAGGCTGCTTAATTTTTTCAAGATAGTTATGAATCGTGTCTTCTAGTCTAAGATTGCCTTTTTCAAATTCTCGTAAAATTAGAACTGCGGTAATCTGTTTACTTATGGAACCAATAACAAATTGGTCACTAAACTTAATCTTAGTTTTAGGATCTAAATCTGAAAAACCTACAGCATTAGAATAAATAGTAGTAGTGTCTGTAGCGACTAAAATAACACCATTAAATTCATGCTTATGAACTATAGCATCAATTGAGGAGACCAAATTACTATAGCTTTCTTTGTTCTCCTGACCGTTTGTTTGATAAGAGAGTACTAGGATAATGCCTAAAATTAAAATGCTAATTTTCTTACAGTGTATTTAACTTATGTTTTAAACTGCTTTTTGAAAGGTTGGAAAATTAAAAAAGGGAATATATAGTTTATTTAATAACAACTAAACTATTGTTTTTATAAATTGATTAACTACTTATTTTACTCATATGCAGTTCCATTATTTTCTATCTGCCAATCAGGCATATACGTGGAAGATTTTAATATTTTTAAGCGATCATTATACCTAATATCAACTTTTATTAAAGCGTCGAAATTTGTTAAATCTGGAATTTTAATAAGGTAAGGATTATGTTTTATGTATACTTCTTTAAGTTTTGTAAATTGTACCAGAGAAGATAAATCTGTTACTGAACTTACATAAAATTCAAATACTTCTAAGTTACTGTTTGAATAAAGAGAAGATGGAATTTCTGATAAAGTATACATTGATACTTTTAATTGTCTTAAATGCTTAAGGTTTTTTATAAAACGAATACTATTGGTGGTACTTTCTATACTTATTGTTTCAATATTATTAGACGCTTCTAAATTTTCAGGGAATGTAAATTGATTATTTACAGCACGTATTTTCAAAGTTTTCAATTTTTTTAATCCTCCTAATCCATATAGAAACTTTAAGCGTGTCATAAATTCTAAGTGTATATCCGTTAGTGCTAAATTGCTTGAAAACGAAAGCGGAATTTCTCTTAACTGATTACATTCATAAAACCGAACGCTTCTTAGGGATTTCATGTTTTTAATTTCAGAAATATCAGCTATTTCACTATGGCTAAAATTCAGTTCATTAAGGTTTTCTAAATCCGAAAAGTTCTTGGGTAAGTTTTTCAATTTAGTTTGGCCTATTGCTAAGGATTCTAACGATTTGCAGGTTGCAATGCCCGTTATATTTTGCAGGTTTTTAAGCTCTTCTAAGCGGATAGTTTTAAAATTACAAGAACTCATATCAAGATTGATATCTGTTAATGCAGGTAGCCCTATAATTTCAATGTGATCTAATGTATTAAAAGTATTAATCCCGTCTATAGCGTTTAAAGAATCATTGTAGGAGAAACTAAAGTTTTGTAATTTAAGTAGTTTAGAAAAATCACCTTTTAAATTTCTTAAACCAGTTCCTTTGAGAAAGACGGTAGTAAGGTTTTGATAATTTGCAATACCTGAGACGTCTTTTAAATAAGGTAAGCTGGAAAGATTAAGTGAATTTAATTTTTCACTAAAATTATCTGGAAAAACACGCATACTTCCACCAACGATAGTTAGCCTTTCTAGTTTCTTTAATGCACTAATTTTAGTATAATCTTTAAAATTGGAACCAACAGATAAAGTGAAGTCATTAATTCTATTATGAGCTTTAAATACAGGAAGGGTTTTAAGACTATTGCTTTTAAGATAAAGACTTTCTAAGGTGGTACTCGCTGATAAAACATTTATATTTTCAAGGTTAGGAGCAACTATTCTTATAGCTTTCAAGGAAGTGAGGAGCACAAATTCTTTAGGAAGTTTTTTACCTGAAAAATTAAGCCTTAGATTTTTTAATTGGGATAAATTTGGTAGCCCGCTTAAATTTTGAAGGAGTGAGTCAGCATAAATATTTAAAGTAGATAAACTATCAAATTTTATATTAGAAAATTCTTTAGGTAATTTCGGTAAATCAATAATTAGAGATAGAGATTTAAAAGTAGATAAGTTTTTAATTTTTTCTAAATGAGATGTCGAATCTATGATAAAGGAACATCTATAGAAATTAGGAGAGTTTTTACAATTTTGAATTTCTTTTGCTGAAAAATGGTTTATATTTTTTTCAACAGTACTATTACCAGGTTGAGAAAAGGCTATATTTATAAAAAATAAAAAAAATATAAGTAAAAATCTAGTATTCATTTTTATTCTTTTACCATATTAAGAAGGAGGGAGTAAGTTCACAGAATAGAGTTTTACCCATAGAAATTACAGCCTAATCAGGTTTTTTAATTCTTTTATTTTTTTAAAGTGTTACGGTTTCTTTTTCAGGAAATAAACTACAAAGTACTAAAAACGACTTTCTTCAGCCATTTTTACGACACCAACAATTAAAATCAAATTAGCGAAACGGCGTTGTTCACCTGTTTGAATGATTAAGGTGGTGGCTGGTTCTCTAATTTTATCATAGAAAGCCCAACGTTCCATCTCGTCCCAAGTTACCTCTCCTAATAATTTTTTATAAGCACCATGTATTTCAGCATTCGCTTCTGCAGGTTTTTCCATAACGATTGCACCTTGAACAGGGCATACCTCTAATATGCCTTCAAGTACCGTAAGTGCATCTAATAGTCCAGGACGAAAGTTAAGGTGTACCGTGGTAGAATTAGGACCTGTCATGGCACCGACCGGCAAATTGCCATCTGCAATGACTACTTGTGCAAAATGGCCAGAACGCGCAAGCGCTTCCATAATGGTTGGGTGTATTACTGGAGTTTTTAGCATAAATATATCTTTAGGAAAAATGGAAATAAGAAATACTAGGAGCATATTTAGCGCTTAGTATTTCCTATTTTAAACAATTAATTACATGTTGTAAACGCCACCATTGATGTCTAATGTAGCTCCTGTAATAAAGCCATCGTATTCAGAAGCAAGATATAAAACTGCTCGCGCTACATCATCTGCGTTACCTGCACGTTGGATTGGAATTCCGGCTGTTGTTGCAGCTGCTGATTCTTTTGTCGTATGCGTATTATGAAATGAAGTACCCAGGATAAGTCCCGGAGACACAGCATTTACTCGAGTACCTTGAGGTCCTAATTCTGCAGAAAGTGCTCTTGTAAAGGTTAAGATAGCACCTTTGCTGGTAGAATAAGCAAGAGACCCTGGATGACCACCTTTACGGCCAGCTAGTGATGCCAAGTTAACAATACT
This genomic stretch from Cellulophaga algicola DSM 14237 harbors:
- a CDS encoding chloride channel protein gives rise to the protein MKLKRRKKLVNYLNILDQPVKFNPFVFSRSFLLWAFLGLIGGIIAGIYWIVLEFLTHQLAFFDGWLVIPLMATCGLFAGLIIYFIGDPGEINLIVNNIRFNKGKLDPKNNLSMILSSLLCVASGGSLGPEAPLVQITGSTGTWIGKIFRLKGEELRSLSIAGMASGFTALFGAPLGGSLFSLEILHHKHAVEYYRAIIPAFVASCFSYLVFALIIHLGLGPTWDLSAYKYSGIFDFGYAVVFAIIGAALGWGFIFCIKFFKFVFEKLQIPIYIKTFIGGILLGSIAYYFPVTRYFGHHEINELLLGDFSLKLLLAILILKIIAISITVTSGWRGGFIIPLFFVGATLGLIIHKIFPTINLSLAIVSCMAAINSCVTRTPMSTTILLATLTGFGHFIPILFASLTGYFLAPRIPFISSQMEKEEE
- a CDS encoding serine hydrolase domain-containing protein; this translates as MVSSIDAIVHKHEFNGVILVATDTTTIYSNAVGFSDLDPKTKIKFSDQFVIGSISKQITAVLILREFEKGNLRLEDTIHNYLEKIKQPWSKKITIHHLLTHTHGISDIEKPLEFTEGTQFKYSQLGYELLAQILEKITGKSFEISATELFEEHKLKNTFHPQHKKYHNLVKGYVENEQGILIFAPNSLENYVPAGGFISNATDLKKWSQKLYSGQLVTKESLKLMTTKYATRIHPIFDTGEYGYGLLFKEGEENIQIGALGYSPGFVSACYYYPQDKTQVIVLENNARDLGNFKNTFRVHTAVMDAVKKQSLRIANQ
- a CDS encoding leucine-rich repeat domain-containing protein, whose protein sequence is MNTRFLLIFFLFFINIAFSQPGNSTVEKNINHFSAKEIQNCKNSPNFYRCSFIIDSTSHLEKIKNLSTFKSLSLIIDLPKLPKEFSNIKFDSLSTLNIYADSLLQNLSGLPNLSQLKNLRLNFSGKKLPKEFVLLTSLKAIRIVAPNLENINVLSASTTLESLYLKSNSLKTLPVFKAHNRINDFTLSVGSNFKDYTKISALKKLERLTIVGGSMRVFPDNFSEKLNSLNLSSLPYLKDVSGIANYQNLTTVFLKGTGLRNLKGDFSKLLKLQNFSFSYNDSLNAIDGINTFNTLDHIEIIGLPALTDINLDMSSCNFKTIRLEELKNLQNITGIATCKSLESLAIGQTKLKNLPKNFSDLENLNELNFSHSEIADISEIKNMKSLRSVRFYECNQLREIPLSFSSNLALTDIHLEFMTRLKFLYGLGGLKKLKTLKIRAVNNQFTFPENLEASNNIETISIESTTNSIRFIKNLKHLRQLKVSMYTLSEIPSSLYSNSNLEVFEFYVSSVTDLSSLVQFTKLKEVYIKHNPYLIKIPDLTNFDALIKVDIRYNDRLKILKSSTYMPDWQIENNGTAYE
- a CDS encoding RbsD/FucU domain-containing protein; protein product: MLLVFLISIFPKDIFMLKTPVIHPTIMEALARSGHFAQVVIADGNLPVGAMTGPNSTTVHLNFRPGLLDALTVLEGILEVCPVQGAIVMEKPAEANAEIHGAYKKLLGEVTWDEMERWAFYDKIREPATTLIIQTGEQRRFANLILIVGVVKMAEESRF